Proteins encoded in a region of the Halosimplex halophilum genome:
- a CDS encoding type IV pilin produces the protein MTRGPGLVGDERGGVERWVVWLVAVAVVAGLVGSVVYLGDELRRDSPGADFSVAFDAEAGSVTVEHAGGDSISDRTTERLSVVVLDSSAGTSAEVVWVGDSPGATKRGVGYPVAPGDSLTVDDPSVDADGDGNYLDAERSVGFYLESGDSVRVVWTGSMRGTRQSVTLANATLE, from the coding sequence ATGACGAGGGGTCCCGGACTGGTCGGCGACGAGCGCGGCGGCGTCGAGCGGTGGGTCGTCTGGCTGGTCGCCGTCGCGGTCGTCGCCGGGCTCGTCGGCTCGGTCGTCTACCTCGGCGACGAACTCCGCCGCGACAGCCCCGGCGCCGACTTCTCCGTGGCGTTCGACGCCGAAGCCGGATCGGTGACCGTCGAACACGCCGGCGGCGATTCGATCTCCGATCGGACGACCGAGCGGCTGTCCGTCGTCGTCCTCGACAGTTCGGCCGGGACGAGCGCGGAAGTGGTGTGGGTCGGCGACTCGCCCGGCGCGACCAAACGGGGGGTGGGGTATCCGGTCGCTCCCGGCGACTCGCTGACGGTCGACGACCCCAGCGTGGACGCCGACGGCGACGGGAACTACCTGGACGCCGAGCGGAGCGTGGGGTTCTACCTGGAGTCCGGGGACAGCGTTCGGGTGGTGTGGACCGGCTCGATGCGCGGGACGAGACAGTCGGTGACGCTCGCGAACGCAACGCTGGAGTGA
- a CDS encoding threonine synthase, whose amino-acid sequence MDTTTSLDGLVCADCAATHDPAAAPRRCPDCGGVLRASYDADAAEVTRESLGAARFDGIARFSDLLPFPADSLVTLDEGTTPLIPAPEFAEALGVGAVYVKDEGANPTGTTADRGTALAVTAARDHGAEKVALPTTGDAGQSAAAYAARAGLKSEAFVPTRSTFVAKAMTNVHGGDMSVVEGRYPDAVDAFEGAMSDDNTDWHSLAPFDTPYRHEGAKTLLFEVVEQLDWEVPDAVVHPTGHGLGVVGSHLAAEQLQAAGLVDDAPALHVAQPENCAPVVAADDAGDDDTEAWERPDTLVGSLEVPDPAGGALALEAVRDTGGWAVGADDDDALEAAVQLNAEGIEASATGGVGAAAAQELADGGHLGSDDVVVLVNPVAGTKENDVLRSHLMRKGV is encoded by the coding sequence ATGGACACGACCACGTCGCTCGACGGCCTCGTCTGCGCCGACTGCGCGGCGACCCACGACCCCGCGGCGGCCCCGCGGCGCTGTCCCGACTGCGGCGGCGTCCTCCGCGCGAGCTACGACGCCGACGCCGCCGAGGTGACCCGCGAATCGCTCGGCGCGGCGCGGTTCGACGGCATCGCTCGCTTTTCCGACCTCCTGCCGTTCCCCGCCGACTCGCTCGTGACGCTCGACGAGGGGACGACGCCGCTGATCCCCGCGCCGGAGTTCGCCGAGGCACTCGGCGTCGGCGCCGTCTACGTCAAAGACGAGGGCGCGAACCCGACCGGGACGACCGCCGACCGCGGGACAGCCCTCGCCGTGACCGCCGCCCGCGACCACGGCGCGGAGAAAGTCGCGCTCCCGACCACGGGCGACGCGGGCCAGAGCGCCGCCGCCTACGCCGCCCGCGCGGGACTGAAGTCGGAGGCGTTCGTCCCGACGCGCTCGACGTTCGTCGCCAAGGCGATGACCAACGTCCACGGCGGCGACATGAGCGTCGTCGAGGGCCGCTACCCGGACGCCGTCGACGCCTTCGAGGGCGCGATGAGCGACGACAACACCGACTGGCACTCGCTGGCGCCGTTCGACACCCCCTACCGCCACGAGGGCGCCAAGACGCTCCTGTTCGAGGTCGTCGAGCAACTCGACTGGGAGGTCCCCGACGCCGTCGTCCACCCAACCGGTCACGGCCTCGGCGTCGTCGGCAGCCACCTCGCCGCCGAGCAGTTGCAGGCCGCGGGGCTCGTCGACGACGCACCCGCCCTGCACGTCGCACAGCCCGAGAACTGCGCGCCGGTCGTCGCCGCCGACGACGCGGGCGACGACGACACCGAGGCGTGGGAGCGCCCGGACACGCTCGTCGGCTCGCTGGAGGTCCCGGACCCCGCCGGCGGCGCGCTCGCCCTGGAGGCCGTCCGCGACACCGGCGGCTGGGCGGTCGGCGCGGACGACGACGACGCGCTCGAGGCGGCGGTCCAGCTCAACGCCGAGGGTATCGAGGCCAGCGCGACCGGCGGCGTCGGCGCCGCCGCCGCGCAAGAACTCGCCGACGGCGGCCACCTCGGGAGCGACGACGTGGTCGTGCTCGTCAACCCCGTCGCCGGCACCAAGGAGAACGACGTGCTCCGCAGCCACCTGATGCGGAAGGGCGTCTGA